Proteins co-encoded in one Sulfurimonas sp. HSL1-2 genomic window:
- a CDS encoding sulfate adenylyltransferase: MASSRKNSALFLDQEALSALSILKAGMLSPVTELMNEAQMKQVLSTGRFNDTTFPFPFILAPAGSTNEKILAAAKPGETLDLIVDGERSGTLVIGEVFEIDPNERVRHIYGTDNPSHPGVSSTLKRLGRFAVSGTLSLLNDPVAPILQNIEEAKQRINAKHTTAIMMAANPLHRAHERLIRQTLDSTDLVVIFLLKPYNQADLSYEIREQTLTYFVEHYLPRNRVVIIPLEYSYIFAGYNEVIIDAIVAKNFGCDRLMIGQNHAGVGMYYDHNSNQSVKDRMHGIDIEVAIAREYVYCNECKTLVSTQTCPHGNHHHISYHADSILELVKTGLMPPAVLMRKEISAILLCRLFPGRIKNIEKLYYDIMPVNGLLEEHTDRDFYIKLMELYQTTSLT; the protein is encoded by the coding sequence ATGGCATCATCAAGAAAAAATAGCGCCCTCTTCCTCGACCAGGAAGCGCTCTCGGCCCTCAGCATCCTCAAAGCCGGCATGCTCTCGCCGGTCACGGAGCTGATGAACGAAGCGCAGATGAAACAGGTCCTCTCGACAGGCCGCTTCAACGACACCACCTTCCCCTTTCCCTTCATTCTCGCCCCTGCGGGTAGCACTAACGAGAAGATCCTCGCCGCCGCCAAGCCGGGAGAAACCCTCGATCTGATCGTCGACGGCGAACGCTCCGGGACCCTCGTTATCGGCGAAGTGTTTGAGATCGATCCCAACGAGCGCGTCCGACATATCTACGGCACAGACAACCCCTCGCATCCCGGGGTCAGTTCCACCCTGAAACGCCTCGGCAGATTCGCCGTCAGCGGTACGCTGTCGCTGCTGAACGATCCCGTCGCGCCGATCCTGCAGAACATCGAAGAGGCCAAGCAGCGCATCAATGCCAAACATACGACGGCGATCATGATGGCAGCCAACCCGCTGCACCGTGCCCATGAACGTCTCATCCGCCAGACCCTGGACAGCACCGACCTCGTCGTTATCTTCCTGCTCAAACCCTACAACCAGGCCGATCTCAGTTACGAGATCCGGGAACAGACGCTCACCTACTTCGTCGAGCACTACCTTCCCCGCAACCGGGTCGTCATCATCCCACTGGAGTACAGCTACATCTTCGCCGGCTACAACGAAGTGATCATCGACGCCATCGTCGCGAAGAACTTCGGCTGCGACCGGCTGATGATCGGGCAGAACCACGCCGGCGTCGGCATGTACTACGACCACAACAGCAACCAGTCCGTCAAGGACCGCATGCACGGCATCGATATCGAGGTCGCCATCGCCCGCGAGTACGTCTACTGCAACGAGTGCAAGACACTGGTGAGCACCCAGACCTGCCCGCACGGCAACCACCACCACATCTCCTACCACGCCGACTCCATTTTGGAGCTTGTCAAGACCGGTCTCATGCCGCCGGCGGTGCTGATGCGCAAGGAGATCTCCGCCATCCTGCTCTGCCGCCTCTTCCCGGGCCGCATCAAGAACATCGAGAAGCTCTACTACGACATCATGCCGGTCAACGGTCTGCTCGAGGAGCATACCGACCGCGACTTCTACATCAAACTGATGGAACTCTACCAGACGACATCGCTGACCTGA
- a CDS encoding response regulator — protein sequence MRVLIIENEIYLAQSIASKLGELGYQCDISSSIQDAFKGVAYDVVLLSTNISGQDIYPVIEAFRDAVVILMVSYISNDTVTKPLAAGAKDYILKPFMIEELIRKIEHFQEFNRLKLANETYKRYLDQHFKGVKITQDLDNVTPPVFIASNFQKYADRFAFDYAKSNGRELVYISLDNSNAFNEISKAPASALLYITDFQSLKKADRKPFLELINARNVIVSSTDSVDVEGVQIIEIKSDSTVFEQGDILPIEDYVKYIVLNYQHKFPDTELSKKLGISRKSLWEKRKKYGIIKKK from the coding sequence ATGAGAGTATTGATTATTGAGAACGAGATCTATTTGGCACAGAGCATCGCCAGCAAACTGGGTGAACTGGGCTACCAGTGCGACATCAGCAGTTCCATCCAGGACGCTTTCAAAGGGGTCGCCTACGATGTCGTGCTGCTCTCGACCAACATCAGCGGCCAGGACATCTACCCCGTCATCGAAGCGTTCCGGGACGCCGTCGTCATCCTGATGGTCTCCTATATCAGCAACGATACCGTGACCAAGCCGCTGGCCGCCGGGGCGAAAGACTACATTCTCAAGCCATTTATGATCGAGGAGCTCATTAGAAAGATCGAACATTTCCAGGAGTTCAACCGCCTCAAACTGGCCAACGAAACCTACAAGCGCTACCTCGACCAGCACTTCAAGGGGGTCAAGATCACGCAGGACCTCGACAATGTCACACCGCCGGTCTTCATCGCCTCGAACTTTCAGAAATACGCCGACCGTTTCGCCTTCGATTATGCGAAATCCAACGGCCGGGAGCTCGTCTACATCAGCCTCGACAACTCCAACGCCTTCAACGAAATCTCCAAAGCGCCGGCTTCCGCCCTGCTCTACATCACCGATTTCCAATCGTTGAAGAAGGCCGACCGCAAACCCTTCCTGGAGCTGATCAACGCGCGCAACGTCATCGTCTCCAGCACCGACTCCGTCGATGTCGAAGGCGTCCAGATAATTGAGATAAAAAGTGACAGCACGGTCTTCGAACAGGGTGATATCCTCCCGATCGAGGACTATGTTAAATATATCGTGTTAAATTATCAGCATAAATTCCCCGATACGGAACTCTCCAAAAAACTGGGAATCTCGCGTAAAAGCCTCTGGGAGAAGCGTAAAAAGTATGGCATCATCAAGAAAAAATAG
- a CDS encoding biopolymer transporter ExbD produces MRFRQKKELDQAVDISPLIDMVFILLIFFMVSTTFVKDMKLDLERPGASSASRASSKVIKVYLDNQAQAYVDNQPIKVWALQSKLRDLLRTSTEKSVLVVTDDTIPVEKLIEVVDQCRMSGAKDVAVATKKEVG; encoded by the coding sequence ATGCGTTTTAGACAGAAAAAAGAGCTGGATCAGGCCGTCGATATTTCGCCGCTGATCGATATGGTATTTATTCTGCTGATCTTTTTCATGGTCAGTACGACCTTTGTCAAGGACATGAAGCTCGACCTGGAACGTCCGGGGGCCTCTTCGGCGTCACGGGCATCGAGCAAGGTGATCAAGGTCTACCTCGACAACCAGGCACAGGCCTACGTCGACAACCAGCCCATCAAGGTCTGGGCGCTCCAGAGCAAACTGCGCGATCTGCTGCGCACCTCGACGGAGAAGTCGGTTCTGGTCGTGACGGACGATACCATCCCGGTGGAGAAACTGATCGAAGTCGTCGACCAGTGCCGCATGTCGGGTGCCAAGGATGTCGCCGTCGCCACGAAGAAAGAGGTCGGGTAA
- a CDS encoding TonB-dependent receptor — protein MMRILFLVTWLTMSLFAAGGELSLYVLKDGKPLPEQQVVIVKLLSDTENEAAASEMFGAEWMTDAQGYLTTAMPEGRYQLQLLATDNGTPQAFVKKNFVIAPGKQTQIILSLKTDNTLSFADVEAPADLATEADTKKSVARVNGTVALTLLSGEDEKPVAGARVFVPGVKVNAVSDAAGHIVIDLPEGNQTLSIIHTSYSSQNIKVTVLPKEMVSRTVELSPAAMELEEFVVLAPQVEGSIAAVMAEVRNSETIANVIGSAQMSKQGDSNAASALKRVPGITIIGGKYIYVRGLGDRYSNTELNGMSLPSPNPIKRTVPLDMFPSMVIGSLQVQKTFTPDITGAFGGGYVNVRTKSNVDEDHASIKLGINAHDSAGKDATTYEGASSDWTGYDHSFRPFPGSFNSASLPTVGSTPPTLNYTDAELRSMLQRRDVNAQSTTVPYGGEVQVEFGKQYTIADEHELSLLASYGYKGESSLRTYTSYDYLVSRDGVQTPTPDNTATNDMLQTTIQHGGIISLGYQFRNLDLQYTKLFVLNTLDQTRDVNGTFGENNSKEHQYYFEWQERELNIDQLSGGLDYKLWVDNRFDFGAELAQASEYVPNDVYYNYKQYFSTQPYVFARPDSMLSYSHRTTDDKLYNVYAKNRTQVPMLSDEDYLEAGIVTEHKEREGRRVDLQMQSNIKDLGVSSGPINGIINYGDGSDLDFSLTSLPRDQYNAELDRNAYYVKGMIKPTEAMDITFGGRYVDLRQTVEQYQVDNNIIVLTPNTLKFNKVLPSLGMTYRLDDSNQFRLAYSETFIYPDFREFVNAEFMHPLYLAKVAGNPDLIETDIQSIDARYEYYMNETDALTAALFYKHMDNPIEDTRAFTTGTLPRFSFDNSKAAELAGIELSWNKHLDFIDSSLENVSFGGNYTYIYSKVELTPEQQAKFVTQDRGLQGLSPQVLNLSLTYDDPNTRSVNLSYNKMARRLMRVALKNGDVILGLDDYEIPPHLLDFTWIEKFEVDALNTTLDLTFKVKNLLDDETVWEQGSQTTFKYKTGRSYSLSVRATF, from the coding sequence ATGATGCGTATACTTTTTTTGGTAACCTGGCTGACCATGAGCCTCTTCGCCGCGGGCGGGGAACTTTCACTCTACGTGCTCAAAGACGGCAAACCGCTTCCGGAGCAGCAGGTCGTCATCGTCAAACTGCTCTCCGACACGGAGAACGAGGCTGCGGCGTCGGAGATGTTCGGCGCCGAATGGATGACGGATGCGCAGGGTTACCTGACCACGGCAATGCCCGAAGGGCGCTACCAGCTCCAGCTGCTGGCGACGGACAACGGGACGCCCCAGGCCTTCGTCAAAAAGAACTTCGTGATCGCGCCGGGCAAACAGACCCAGATCATCCTGTCGCTCAAGACGGACAATACGCTCTCCTTCGCGGACGTCGAAGCCCCGGCCGACCTGGCCACGGAAGCGGACACCAAGAAGAGTGTCGCGCGCGTCAACGGTACGGTGGCGCTGACACTGCTCTCCGGCGAGGATGAGAAACCGGTTGCGGGTGCCCGTGTCTTCGTGCCGGGCGTGAAGGTCAACGCCGTTTCGGATGCGGCCGGTCATATCGTGATCGACCTGCCGGAGGGGAACCAGACGCTCTCGATCATCCACACCAGCTACTCTTCGCAGAACATCAAAGTGACGGTCCTGCCCAAAGAGATGGTCAGCCGCACGGTCGAGCTGAGCCCGGCGGCGATGGAACTCGAAGAGTTCGTCGTCCTGGCGCCGCAGGTCGAGGGGAGTATCGCGGCCGTCATGGCGGAGGTCCGCAACAGCGAAACGATCGCGAACGTGATCGGTTCGGCGCAGATGTCGAAGCAGGGGGACTCCAACGCGGCGAGCGCCCTGAAACGTGTCCCGGGGATTACGATCATCGGCGGCAAGTACATCTATGTCCGCGGTCTGGGTGACCGTTACTCGAACACCGAGCTCAACGGGATGTCGCTGCCCTCACCGAACCCGATCAAACGGACGGTCCCGCTGGACATGTTCCCCAGCATGGTTATCGGGAGCCTGCAGGTACAGAAGACCTTCACCCCGGACATCACCGGTGCGTTCGGCGGCGGCTACGTCAACGTGCGGACCAAGTCGAACGTCGATGAGGACCATGCCAGCATCAAGCTGGGGATCAATGCCCATGACAGCGCCGGGAAGGATGCGACCACGTATGAGGGTGCTTCCTCGGACTGGACGGGCTATGACCACAGTTTCCGCCCCTTCCCTGGCTCCTTTAACAGTGCATCCCTGCCGACGGTAGGATCGACACCGCCGACACTCAACTATACGGACGCGGAGTTGCGCTCCATGCTGCAGCGCCGTGACGTCAATGCACAGTCGACGACCGTGCCTTACGGCGGCGAAGTGCAGGTCGAGTTCGGCAAACAGTATACGATCGCCGATGAGCACGAGCTGAGCCTGCTGGCCTCCTACGGCTACAAAGGCGAATCCAGCCTGCGTACCTACACGTCCTACGACTACCTCGTCTCCCGTGACGGGGTACAGACGCCGACGCCGGACAACACCGCGACGAACGACATGCTGCAGACGACGATCCAGCACGGCGGGATTATCAGCCTGGGGTACCAGTTCCGCAACCTGGACCTGCAGTATACGAAACTCTTCGTGCTCAATACGCTCGACCAGACCCGTGACGTCAACGGGACGTTCGGCGAGAACAACTCCAAAGAGCACCAGTACTATTTCGAATGGCAGGAGCGCGAGCTCAACATCGATCAGCTCAGCGGCGGCCTTGACTACAAGCTGTGGGTCGACAACCGCTTCGATTTCGGTGCGGAGCTTGCCCAGGCGAGCGAATACGTTCCCAACGATGTCTATTACAACTACAAGCAGTACTTCTCGACGCAGCCGTACGTCTTTGCGCGTCCGGACAGCATGCTGAGCTACAGCCACCGTACGACGGACGATAAGCTTTACAACGTCTATGCGAAGAACCGCACCCAGGTGCCGATGCTCAGCGACGAGGACTACCTCGAAGCCGGGATCGTCACCGAGCATAAAGAGCGTGAAGGGCGCCGGGTCGACCTGCAGATGCAGAGTAACATCAAAGACCTCGGTGTCAGCTCCGGTCCGATCAACGGCATTATCAACTACGGCGACGGTTCGGACCTGGACTTCTCGCTGACCTCACTGCCCAGAGACCAGTACAATGCGGAGCTCGACCGCAACGCCTACTATGTCAAAGGGATGATCAAACCGACGGAGGCGATGGATATCACCTTCGGCGGACGCTACGTGGATCTGCGCCAGACGGTGGAGCAGTATCAGGTCGATAACAACATCATCGTACTGACGCCGAATACGCTGAAGTTCAACAAAGTCCTCCCGAGCCTCGGGATGACCTACCGCCTCGACGACAGCAACCAGTTCCGTCTGGCCTATTCGGAGACCTTCATCTACCCGGACTTCCGTGAGTTCGTCAATGCCGAGTTCATGCACCCGCTCTACCTGGCGAAAGTCGCGGGGAACCCGGACCTGATCGAGACGGATATCCAGAGCATCGATGCGCGCTACGAATACTATATGAACGAGACGGACGCCCTGACGGCGGCGCTGTTCTACAAGCACATGGACAACCCGATCGAGGATACCCGCGCCTTCACGACGGGTACCCTGCCGCGCTTCTCCTTCGACAACTCCAAGGCGGCGGAGCTGGCGGGGATCGAGCTGAGCTGGAACAAGCACCTCGATTTTATCGATTCGTCGCTGGAGAACGTCAGTTTCGGCGGGAACTACACCTATATCTACTCCAAGGTGGAGCTGACGCCGGAGCAGCAAGCGAAATTCGTGACCCAGGACCGCGGTCTGCAGGGGCTTTCACCGCAGGTGCTCAACCTCTCGCTGACCTACGACGACCCGAACACGCGTTCGGTCAACCTCTCGTACAACAAGATGGCCCGCCGTCTGATGCGCGTCGCGCTGAAAAACGGCGACGTTATCCTCGGGCTGGACGATTACGAGATCCCGCCGCACCTGCTCGATTTCACCTGGATCGAGAAGTTCGAGGTCGATGCGCTCAATACGACGCTGGACCTGACCTTCAAGGTCAAGAACCTCCTCGACGACGAAACGGTCTGGGAGCAGGGAAGCCAGACGACCTTCAAGTATAAAACAGGCCGCTCCTACTCCCTCTCGGTACGCGCAACCTTCTGA
- a CDS encoding phosphatidylglycerophosphatase A: protein MFLTVGYSGLSPKAPGTVGTLVSLPAGMAILLFLGPQTLFLATILITLIAVKTIDAHEQAGNPHDDQRIVIDELAGMWLALAIAPGMMIAPEALTQWENGFAIQSLLGFAFFRLYDIKKPSMIGRIDREAKGGIGVMGDDLLAGVLAGISAAIAWQVILKAMAAFSA, encoded by the coding sequence ATGTTTCTGACCGTAGGCTACAGCGGTCTCTCCCCCAAAGCCCCCGGCACAGTAGGTACCCTGGTCTCTTTGCCTGCAGGGATGGCCATTCTGCTCTTCCTCGGTCCGCAGACCCTCTTCCTGGCCACGATCCTCATTACGCTGATCGCCGTCAAAACGATTGACGCCCACGAACAGGCCGGCAACCCCCATGACGACCAGCGCATCGTTATCGACGAACTGGCCGGAATGTGGCTGGCACTCGCCATTGCACCGGGGATGATGATCGCGCCGGAAGCCTTGACGCAGTGGGAAAACGGTTTTGCCATCCAGAGCCTGCTCGGCTTTGCCTTTTTCCGTCTCTATGACATTAAAAAACCGTCGATGATCGGCCGGATTGACCGTGAAGCAAAAGGGGGAATAGGGGTGATGGGCGACGACCTGCTCGCCGGCGTGCTCGCGGGGATCTCCGCGGCGATCGCCTGGCAGGTCATCCTCAAAGCCATGGCGGCTTTTTCCGCTTAG
- the hemN gene encoding oxygen-independent coproporphyrinogen III oxidase, whose protein sequence is MLDFAKFTKYSRPGPRYTSYPTALEFSTDFAYDTYLEKLKGQDKKRPLSLYFHLPFCRNACYFCGCNVVFTSKEDKKIRYIDYLKREMDILAQHLDTSREVIQLHFGGGTPTFFSAAQLDEIITAIKAHFPNFAADAEVSCEIDPRHIDEAQMKVMSDAGFNRVSFGIQDFNEKVQEAVHRVQPYDITKKAMDLARKYNMVSVNVDLIYGLPHQTLATFMETLKLAVTLNPDRFAVFNYAHVPWLKKTMRKIDETTLPKPEEKLSIMQQTIDFMESNGYRMIGMDHFAKPEDELFKAIEKGELHRNFQGYTTKGGADLVGVGLTSIGEGVDYYAQNFKEMAAYEAAIDAGRLPFERGVTHSADDLIRQHVIMELMSNFKLDITRFEAKFGVKFDEYFADALEELQPMVHEELLEIAPEKIECSPTGTLLIRNIAMAFDAYMKKHAGSKKTFSKTV, encoded by the coding sequence ATGCTTGATTTCGCAAAATTCACCAAATATTCCAGACCGGGGCCGCGCTATACGAGCTACCCGACGGCACTGGAATTCAGCACCGACTTTGCTTACGACACCTACCTCGAAAAGCTGAAAGGGCAGGACAAGAAGCGTCCCCTTTCGCTCTATTTCCATCTCCCTTTCTGCCGCAACGCATGCTACTTCTGCGGCTGTAACGTCGTCTTTACCTCGAAGGAGGATAAAAAGATCCGCTATATCGACTACCTGAAGCGGGAGATGGATATCCTCGCACAGCACCTCGATACGTCGCGGGAGGTGATCCAGCTGCACTTCGGGGGCGGGACGCCGACCTTCTTCAGCGCCGCACAGCTCGACGAGATCATTACGGCCATCAAGGCCCACTTCCCGAACTTCGCCGCGGACGCGGAGGTGAGCTGCGAGATCGACCCGCGCCACATCGACGAGGCGCAGATGAAGGTGATGAGCGATGCCGGGTTCAACCGGGTGAGTTTCGGCATCCAGGACTTCAACGAGAAGGTCCAGGAAGCGGTGCACCGGGTCCAGCCCTACGACATCACAAAGAAGGCGATGGACCTGGCGCGCAAATACAACATGGTCAGCGTCAACGTCGACCTCATTTACGGCCTGCCGCACCAGACGCTGGCGACCTTCATGGAAACGCTGAAACTCGCCGTGACGCTGAACCCGGACCGCTTTGCGGTCTTCAACTACGCCCATGTACCGTGGCTCAAGAAGACGATGCGCAAGATCGACGAGACGACCCTGCCCAAACCGGAGGAAAAGCTCTCCATCATGCAGCAGACGATCGATTTTATGGAAAGCAACGGCTACCGGATGATCGGGATGGACCACTTCGCCAAGCCCGAGGACGAGCTCTTCAAGGCGATAGAGAAGGGGGAGCTGCACCGCAACTTCCAGGGGTATACGACCAAGGGCGGTGCGGACCTCGTCGGTGTCGGGCTCACCTCCATCGGCGAGGGCGTCGACTACTACGCGCAGAATTTCAAGGAGATGGCGGCATACGAAGCGGCCATCGACGCGGGGCGTCTGCCGTTCGAGCGCGGGGTTACGCACAGCGCTGACGACCTGATCCGCCAGCACGTCATCATGGAGCTGATGAGCAACTTCAAACTCGACATCACCCGTTTTGAAGCGAAGTTCGGCGTGAAGTTCGACGAGTATTTCGCCGATGCGCTCGAAGAGTTGCAGCCGATGGTCCACGAGGAGCTGCTCGAGATCGCGCCGGAGAAGATCGAGTGCTCCCCGACGGGCACGCTGCTCATCCGCAATATCGCGATGGCTTTCGATGCCTATATGAAAAAACACGCCGGCAGCAAGAAGACATTTTCGAAAACTGTCTGA
- a CDS encoding MotA/TolQ/ExbB proton channel family protein, with translation MQPGLQNLFDQFLIYMQSGGFVMWPLFVLVIVLWYALGYRFHAIKRGSQKSVRVLIRKFDSGKREVPRGLIDGAVVDALKIVNAGYRGTVGRELIEDAFYEYRQELKKYRKTVNTIVMVSPLIGLLGTVAGMIETFDSLGSMTLYSQGGGIAAGISQALFTTQLGLVVAVPGLVVGRLIDRHSKIMELELEQIKDIVCSEEEGK, from the coding sequence ATGCAACCGGGACTCCAAAACCTTTTCGATCAGTTTCTGATCTACATGCAGAGCGGCGGCTTTGTCATGTGGCCGCTGTTCGTTCTGGTCATTGTTTTGTGGTACGCACTGGGTTACCGCTTCCACGCCATCAAGCGCGGGTCGCAAAAGAGCGTGCGGGTACTGATCCGCAAGTTTGACTCCGGGAAGCGTGAAGTGCCCCGGGGACTCATTGACGGCGCGGTCGTCGATGCCCTGAAAATCGTCAACGCGGGCTACCGCGGCACGGTCGGGCGCGAACTGATCGAGGATGCGTTCTATGAATACCGTCAGGAACTCAAAAAGTACCGTAAAACCGTCAACACCATCGTCATGGTTTCACCGTTGATCGGTCTGCTGGGAACGGTTGCCGGGATGATCGAAACCTTCGATTCGCTCGGGAGCATGACGCTCTACAGCCAGGGCGGGGGGATCGCTGCGGGGATCTCGCAGGCGCTCTTTACGACGCAGCTCGGGCTCGTTGTTGCCGTACCGGGCCTGGTCGTCGGTCGTCTGATCGACCGCCATTCGAAGATCATGGAACTCGAACTGGAACAGATCAAGGATATCGTCTGTTCGGAAGAAGAAGGAAAGTAA
- a CDS encoding energy transducer TonB, which translates to MRTASPLKKHALALLWSVFGLFFVFIVVIEMNKEGWDEPTKKKEATAQFDIQQVAQPKPKPKPKPKPKPKKVKPKRAAPTPNLSSQLSGIDTGLEAFQSDDLLSDDALLGDVGKDMVMTDDTVDQAPQPSRRTPIEYPKKARKMGVTGYVLMNLLINKQGHVEKVKVLESTPEGTFEDVAVAAVKTWEFKPAQYQGEPVKVWAKQKIRFDLN; encoded by the coding sequence GTGCGCACCGCTTCCCCGCTGAAAAAACACGCGCTGGCACTCCTGTGGAGCGTTTTCGGTCTCTTTTTCGTGTTCATCGTCGTCATCGAGATGAACAAGGAAGGGTGGGATGAACCTACCAAGAAGAAAGAGGCGACGGCACAGTTTGATATCCAGCAGGTTGCCCAGCCCAAACCGAAACCGAAGCCCAAACCGAAACCGAAGCCGAAAAAGGTGAAGCCCAAGCGTGCGGCACCGACGCCGAACCTCAGTTCGCAGCTCTCGGGGATCGATACGGGTCTTGAAGCCTTCCAGTCCGACGATCTGCTCAGCGACGATGCGCTGCTCGGTGATGTCGGTAAGGATATGGTCATGACCGACGATACGGTCGACCAGGCGCCGCAGCCTTCACGCCGCACGCCGATCGAGTATCCGAAAAAGGCCCGCAAGATGGGTGTTACGGGTTATGTACTGATGAACCTGCTGATCAACAAGCAGGGGCATGTCGAAAAGGTCAAGGTGCTTGAGAGTACCCCGGAAGGCACCTTCGAGGATGTCGCCGTGGCGGCCGTCAAAACGTGGGAGTTCAAGCCGGCGCAGTACCAGGGCGAACCGGTCAAAGTATGGGCGAAGCAGAAGATCCGCTTCGACCTCAATTAA
- a CDS encoding (Fe-S)-binding protein, with the protein MTKRYSEEIFNFTATSDACIKCGKCIPVCTIHNVNADEVTSPRGFIDLLGAYERGQLELDKTAKDIFESCFLCTNCTDVCPKSLPTDMVIEQVRADIADKFGIAWFKKAFFFLLRHRRLMDFFMKSGYAFQTCGFKIKEQTSSMQPRFSLPLIKKERLLPSMGKKSFLNSYPEMTNNGGKRKVAIFIGCLANYNYTGIGKSLMEILEVLEIDAFIPKKQLCCGAPAYFTGDFATVDHNAKKNIEYFESFIDEVEAIIIPEATCSAMIKIDYEHFFHDQPEWKARAQKLKNKVYMATEWLEQKTHLSELLASRGRRDLTVTYHDPCHARKMQGVYQEPRKLIGQSYAIKEMSDPNACCGFGGVTMQTEKYHFAEAAGKPKAAMIKASGAQVVSAECSACRMQINNSMHQADVDTIFKNPIELIAEALAPNPS; encoded by the coding sequence ATGACTAAACGGTATTCGGAAGAGATTTTCAATTTTACGGCCACGTCGGATGCGTGCATCAAGTGCGGGAAGTGTATCCCCGTCTGTACGATCCACAACGTCAATGCGGACGAGGTCACGAGCCCCCGCGGTTTCATCGACCTGCTCGGCGCCTACGAGCGCGGCCAGCTGGAGCTGGACAAGACGGCCAAGGATATCTTCGAGAGCTGCTTCCTCTGTACGAACTGTACCGACGTCTGCCCCAAATCCCTGCCCACCGACATGGTCATCGAGCAGGTGCGCGCCGATATCGCCGACAAGTTCGGCATCGCCTGGTTCAAGAAGGCCTTCTTCTTCCTGCTGCGCCACCGCCGCCTGATGGACTTTTTCATGAAGTCCGGGTACGCCTTCCAGACCTGCGGCTTCAAGATCAAGGAGCAGACCTCCTCCATGCAGCCGCGCTTCTCCCTGCCGCTGATCAAGAAAGAGCGCCTGCTGCCCTCCATGGGCAAAAAGTCCTTCCTCAACAGCTATCCGGAGATGACAAACAACGGCGGTAAGCGCAAAGTCGCCATCTTTATCGGCTGTCTGGCCAACTACAACTACACCGGCATCGGCAAATCGCTGATGGAGATCCTGGAAGTGCTGGAGATCGACGCCTTCATCCCCAAAAAGCAGCTCTGCTGCGGGGCCCCGGCCTATTTCACGGGGGATTTCGCGACGGTAGACCACAACGCGAAGAAGAACATCGAGTACTTCGAGAGCTTCATCGACGAGGTCGAGGCGATCATCATCCCCGAAGCGACCTGTTCGGCGATGATCAAGATCGACTACGAGCACTTTTTCCACGACCAGCCGGAGTGGAAAGCGCGGGCGCAGAAGCTGAAAAACAAGGTCTACATGGCGACGGAGTGGCTGGAGCAGAAGACGCACCTCTCGGAACTGCTTGCTTCCAGGGGGCGCCGCGACCTCACCGTCACCTACCACGACCCCTGCCATGCCCGCAAAATGCAGGGGGTCTACCAGGAGCCGCGCAAACTGATCGGCCAGAGCTACGCCATCAAAGAGATGAGCGACCCCAATGCCTGTTGCGGCTTCGGCGGGGTGACCATGCAGACGGAGAAGTACCACTTCGCCGAAGCGGCGGGCAAGCCCAAAGCCGCGATGATCAAGGCGAGCGGGGCGCAGGTCGTCTCCGCGGAGTGTTCGGCCTGCCGGATGCAGATCAACAATTCCATGCACCAGGCCGACGTCGACACGATCTTTAAAAACCCCATCGAACTTATTGCCGAAGCCCTGGCGCCGAATCCTTCCTGA